GCCGCACCGACCTAGTTTTCCTTACGACGCAAGGATGAGTTTTAAGGGGACAGAGATGACCACAGCGAGCGCATACGCGCTGGAGCTGACCGAGGTGCGGAAGGTGTACGGCTCCGGCGACGGCGCGGTCACCGCGCTGGACGGGGTGTCGGCGGGGGTGGCGCGGGGGACGTTCACCGCGGTGATGGGGCCGTCCGGCTCGGGGAAGAGCACCTTCCTGCACTGCGCGGCCGGTCTCGACCGGCCGACGGCGGGGCGGGTGCTGCTCGGCGGCACCGAGATCGGCAGGCTGAAGGAAAACGAGCTGACCCGGCTGCGGCGCACCCGGATCGGGTTCGTCTTCCAGGCCTACAACCTGCTGCCGTCGCTGAACGTGCTGCAGAACGTCACGCTGCCGCTGCGGCTGGCCGGCGTCAAGCCGGACCCGCGGTGGCTGCGGGAGATCGTCGACGGCGTCGGGATCGCGAAGCGGCTGGAACACCGCCCGGCGGAGCTGTCCGGCGGGCAGCAGCAGCGCGTCGCGATCGCGCGGG
This window of the Amycolatopsis balhimycina FH 1894 genome carries:
- a CDS encoding ABC transporter ATP-binding protein, yielding MTTASAYALELTEVRKVYGSGDGAVTALDGVSAGVARGTFTAVMGPSGSGKSTFLHCAAGLDRPTAGRVLLGGTEIGRLKENELTRLRRTRIGFVFQAYNLLPSLNVLQNVTLPLRLAGVKPDPRWLREIVDGVGIAKRLEHRPAELSGGQQQRVAIARALVTRPEVVLADEPTGALDTRTARQVLDLLRAIVEGMGQTVLMVTHDPVAASAAHSVLFLADGKLAGHLPHPTPERVAERMTHLGEW